A section of the Gemmatimonadota bacterium genome encodes:
- a CDS encoding DinB family protein: MNKQTLDKAWDQIRQKYGVYLRLLEVIPDDQFHSNPVQGMRTPTEMVVHTSGALVRNIAQGIAKGEVTADESSEESIATGLANKADVVSFARACWDEADAAVASIGDAELSAMVPTPWDMTLPGWVLFNILSDEFLHHRGQLYAYARVCGAEPPYIWSFDDNSPEFAPHD; encoded by the coding sequence GTGAACAAGCAGACGCTAGACAAAGCGTGGGACCAGATCCGACAGAAGTACGGGGTGTACCTTCGCCTGCTCGAGGTGATTCCCGACGATCAATTCCACAGCAATCCAGTCCAGGGAATGCGCACGCCGACTGAGATGGTGGTCCACACGTCAGGTGCGCTCGTGCGAAACATCGCCCAAGGTATCGCGAAGGGTGAGGTCACGGCCGATGAATCATCAGAAGAAAGCATCGCGACCGGCCTCGCGAACAAGGCCGATGTCGTTTCGTTCGCCAGGGCATGCTGGGATGAGGCGGACGCGGCCGTGGCCTCGATCGGCGACGCGGAGTTGAGCGCCATGGTACCGACCCCGTGGGATATGACGCTTCCGGGCTGGGTTCTCTTCAATATCCTCAGCGACGAGTTCCTCCATCACCGCGGGCAACTCTACGCATATGCCCGGGTGTGTGGCGCTGAGCCTCCGTACATATGGAGTTTCGACGACAACTCTCCGGAATTTGCCCCTCACGACTGA
- a CDS encoding histidine phosphatase family protein: MNEQGIFSGAGDEGLTEVQRLELEATSFSTAEYDAVYCGPATRCKETARSLGILENVEEPRLAERCFGIFEGLTAGQCQDTFPDEFRSFRRLDAEYVIPNGESRGQHFDRVVAWLEDILVHDHVLAVTHGGTIDFLYRLGTNADLHGGDEVFSGPAAAVSVFEVEWPQVVVLEYGLRLTG; this comes from the coding sequence TTGAACGAGCAGGGGATCTTCAGCGGTGCTGGCGATGAGGGTCTGACGGAAGTTCAACGACTAGAGCTGGAAGCGACCAGCTTCAGCACCGCGGAATACGACGCCGTTTACTGCGGCCCAGCTACCAGGTGCAAAGAGACCGCACGGAGCCTTGGTATTTTAGAAAACGTTGAGGAGCCAAGACTCGCCGAGAGATGCTTTGGGATCTTTGAGGGGCTTACGGCCGGCCAATGCCAAGACACGTTTCCTGATGAGTTCCGCTCGTTCCGCCGATTGGACGCCGAGTACGTGATCCCGAACGGAGAGAGTAGAGGTCAGCACTTTGATCGGGTCGTTGCGTGGCTAGAGGACATCTTGGTCCACGACCATGTGTTGGCGGTCACGCACGGAGGTACGATCGACTTCCTATACCGGCTGGGTACTAACGCCGACCTTCACGGTGGCGACGAAGTTTTCAGTGGACCTGCCGCGGCGGTGTCCGTGTTTGAAGTCGAGTGGCCCCAGGTTGTGGTTCTTGAATACGGACTTCGCCTAACGGGCTAG
- a CDS encoding deoxyhypusine synthase family protein has product MGTVRDFLEKHYRHFNAREVLEAGRAYEAHIDAGGKMLLAMAGAASTGELGVILARMIREGKVHAISCTGANLEEDVFNLVANRDYEIVSSWRDLSARDEQTLHERGMNRVTDTCIPETVMRHIEARLLAAWQAAAENGDRMTPGEFLLQVLEDPTLSDHYQGDPAHSWMLAAAEMGIPVFAPGWEDSTTGNMFAANVILGLLPDHLCVKTGTEQFQALIEWYRANHGAGAEPSVGFFQIGGGIAGDFAICAVPSLIQDLNEDVPFWGYFCQITDAQPSYGGYSGAPANEKITWGKLDPSTPRFEINSDASIVAPLIFGYVLGD; this is encoded by the coding sequence TTGGGCACAGTCCGGGATTTCCTCGAGAAGCACTATCGCCACTTCAACGCGCGAGAAGTCCTTGAGGCCGGGAGGGCGTATGAGGCGCACATAGACGCGGGTGGCAAGATGCTGCTCGCGATGGCCGGGGCCGCCTCGACTGGCGAGTTGGGGGTCATCCTTGCGCGCATGATTCGCGAGGGGAAAGTGCACGCGATCTCGTGCACCGGTGCGAACCTGGAGGAGGACGTTTTCAACTTGGTGGCGAATCGCGACTATGAGATCGTCTCCTCGTGGCGGGATCTCTCCGCCAGGGATGAGCAGACGCTCCATGAGCGGGGGATGAACCGTGTCACCGACACGTGCATTCCGGAGACGGTCATGCGACACATCGAGGCCCGGTTGCTCGCGGCGTGGCAGGCCGCGGCCGAGAACGGAGACCGGATGACCCCGGGCGAGTTCCTCCTGCAAGTACTCGAGGACCCAACGCTTTCGGACCACTATCAGGGTGATCCCGCACACTCCTGGATGCTCGCGGCCGCAGAGATGGGAATCCCCGTGTTCGCACCCGGGTGGGAAGACTCCACCACGGGCAACATGTTTGCCGCCAACGTAATCCTGGGCTTGCTGCCAGATCACCTCTGTGTGAAGACCGGCACGGAGCAGTTTCAGGCGCTCATCGAGTGGTATCGGGCCAACCACGGAGCCGGTGCGGAGCCGTCGGTCGGTTTCTTCCAGATCGGGGGTGGCATCGCGGGGGATTTTGCGATCTGTGCGGTGCCCAGCCTCATCCAGGACCTGAACGAAGACGTCCCGTTCTGGGGATACTTCTGCCAGATCACCGACGCCCAACCATCATATGGCGGCTACTCTGGGGCTCCCGCCAACGAAAAGATCACGTGGGGCAAGCTCGATCCCTCGACGCCCCGCTTCGAGATCAACTCGGACGCCTCGATCGTAGCGCCGCTCATCTTCGGATACGTGCTCGGAGACTGA
- a CDS encoding amidohydrolase family protein translates to MMRRAMTVLCAIGLCATTAVAGQDRTILIRNGRVMDGSGNPWIRADVLIRGDRIEAVGNLGDVAADEVIDATGLYVTPGFIDVHSHAGPGLASPGLSHAEPLLAMGLTTVFVNPDGGGSLDLAEQRAELQVDGLGVNAAQLVGHGSVRRAVLGSEDRVATPAELDRMRRLVRDGMAEGAWGLSSGTYYVPGSYAPPEEIEELAKEVAPFGGSYTSHHRDESTYSIGLIASVEEVINVGRVAGIPTVLTHVKALGPDVWGYGAAIVQRVERARAEGVQVFADQYPYTASATGLNAALLPRWSQAGGRDSLMARMDDPDVMARIREGMVEGLARRGGADRIQFRRYRPDESIEGRLLSAVAEERGQDPIDTAIDLIRGGSVSIVSFNMHDDDVETLMVQPWTMTSSDGGLVPMDEGVPHPRSYGAFARKIRLYVKEKGTVSLEQAIRSMTSLPAQVFGMPDRGVLRAGAIADIVVFDLDAVRDVAEYTDPHHYSEGMVHVFVNGEAAIKDGAFTGVRAGRVLQKGRREVS, encoded by the coding sequence ATGATGCGACGCGCCATGACCGTCCTCTGCGCGATCGGCCTTTGCGCCACCACCGCAGTAGCCGGTCAGGACCGCACGATTCTGATCAGGAATGGTCGAGTCATGGACGGTTCGGGCAATCCATGGATTCGCGCGGACGTGCTCATCCGAGGCGACCGGATCGAGGCTGTCGGCAATCTGGGTGACGTTGCGGCCGACGAGGTGATCGACGCTACGGGCCTCTATGTGACACCCGGCTTCATCGACGTGCATTCCCATGCAGGACCAGGGCTCGCCTCGCCCGGGTTGAGCCACGCTGAGCCGCTGCTGGCGATGGGTCTGACCACGGTCTTCGTGAATCCGGACGGTGGCGGCAGCCTCGATCTGGCTGAGCAACGAGCTGAACTGCAGGTCGACGGGCTCGGAGTGAACGCGGCCCAACTCGTGGGTCATGGATCCGTGCGCCGCGCGGTGCTTGGCAGCGAGGATCGCGTAGCGACGCCGGCCGAGCTCGACCGCATGCGTCGGCTCGTGCGCGACGGCATGGCGGAAGGGGCGTGGGGCCTCTCTTCCGGGACCTATTACGTGCCGGGCAGTTACGCCCCGCCCGAGGAGATCGAGGAACTCGCCAAGGAGGTCGCGCCATTCGGTGGCTCGTATACGAGCCACCACCGAGACGAGTCGACGTACAGCATAGGCCTGATCGCCTCGGTCGAGGAGGTCATCAACGTAGGACGCGTTGCCGGTATCCCGACGGTGCTGACCCACGTGAAGGCGCTGGGACCGGACGTATGGGGATATGGGGCCGCCATCGTGCAGCGAGTCGAACGCGCTCGGGCCGAGGGCGTGCAGGTCTTCGCGGACCAGTATCCCTACACCGCGTCGGCGACGGGGCTCAACGCGGCCTTGCTGCCAAGGTGGTCGCAAGCGGGCGGACGCGACTCACTGATGGCCCGCATGGACGACCCCGACGTCATGGCTCGCATCCGTGAGGGAATGGTCGAGGGCCTCGCTCGCCGAGGTGGCGCGGACCGAATCCAGTTCCGCCGATACCGCCCGGACGAGTCGATCGAGGGCAGGCTCCTGAGTGCGGTCGCCGAGGAGCGAGGGCAGGACCCGATCGACACCGCGATCGATCTCATCCGGGGCGGGAGCGTGAGCATCGTCTCGTTCAACATGCACGACGACGATGTCGAGACACTCATGGTGCAGCCGTGGACGATGACGTCGTCTGACGGCGGTCTGGTGCCGATGGACGAAGGAGTGCCGCACCCGCGCAGTTATGGGGCGTTCGCACGAAAGATACGGCTCTACGTGAAGGAGAAGGGCACGGTCTCCCTGGAGCAGGCGATCCGGAGCATGACGTCGCTACCGGCGCAGGTGTTCGGGATGCCCGACCGGGGCGTGCTGCGCGCCGGTGCGATTGCGGACATCGTGGTGTTCGATCTCGATGCAGTACGTGACGTGGCCGAATACACCGATCCGCACCACTACTCGGAGGGCATGGTGCACGTCTTCGTGAACGGCGAGGCCGCTATCAAGGACGGGGCGTTTACGGGTGTGCGTGCGGGTCGGGTACTGCAGAAGGGGAGACGAGAGGTCTCGTAG
- a CDS encoding ABC-ATPase domain-containing protein: protein MRDASELAKLLERIDGRGYKAYKEISGPWRFSDFTLHVDHVQGDPFAAPTRVRVTLSTDVVDLPQSAYRTRPRALGTAAFLARAFAQAARGGGRSGSGKSGEIRMEDPGQTVLLQTAVLMREHGDLEARFTVGLPAQGRRVLGRQASELLTARVPQLVRATLIASAHDVAEIEAHAATNEDADALRSQLEGQGLVAFIADGSVLPRRSGIDDRPLEGENVVSFRSPESLRVTLELPSAGTVSGMGVPQGVTLIVGGGFNGKSTLLRAIESGVYNHRPGDGRERVATRFDAVKVRAEDRRSVSGVDISSFIDGLPFGQDTKRFSTENASGSTSQAAAIVEALEAGARLLLVDEDTSATNFMIRDRRMQQLVPKEGEPITPFVDRVRELYESRGVNCVLVLGGSGDYLDVADTVIRMTDYAPWDVTAEARTVAAEIPTGRATERKRPLTTFSLRRVQPRSVDPSKGRRASYVRVPDDRTLIFGSETIDLAGVEQIASRAQMRAIGQGLVLLAERVLGEDSAEASRPLSSAVDVAGALDAVESLLEEGDLDVLDPRRVGDLAEFRRFELAAALNRLRTLRVD from the coding sequence ATGCGCGACGCGAGCGAACTGGCGAAGCTGCTCGAGCGGATCGACGGACGGGGGTACAAGGCGTACAAGGAGATCTCTGGACCGTGGCGGTTCTCGGACTTCACGCTGCACGTCGATCACGTGCAGGGGGACCCGTTTGCGGCCCCTACTCGGGTGCGCGTGACGCTGAGCACGGACGTCGTCGACCTCCCGCAGTCGGCCTACCGAACTCGGCCGCGCGCGCTCGGTACGGCGGCGTTCCTCGCTCGGGCTTTCGCGCAGGCCGCCCGCGGCGGCGGTCGGTCGGGCAGCGGCAAGAGCGGAGAGATCCGGATGGAGGATCCTGGTCAGACCGTTCTCCTGCAGACCGCCGTGCTCATGCGCGAACACGGGGATCTAGAGGCCCGCTTTACGGTCGGGCTACCTGCGCAAGGGCGCCGTGTGCTCGGCCGCCAGGCGTCCGAATTGCTGACCGCGCGCGTCCCGCAGCTCGTGCGCGCCACGCTGATAGCGTCGGCGCACGACGTCGCCGAGATCGAAGCTCACGCAGCCACCAACGAAGACGCCGACGCCCTCAGAAGCCAACTGGAGGGGCAGGGATTGGTCGCTTTCATAGCGGATGGCTCGGTGCTGCCACGCCGAAGCGGAATCGACGATCGACCGCTAGAGGGCGAAAACGTCGTTTCCTTCCGCTCGCCCGAGTCGCTTCGAGTGACGCTCGAGCTTCCGAGCGCCGGTACGGTGTCGGGCATGGGCGTTCCACAGGGTGTGACGCTGATCGTGGGGGGTGGCTTCAACGGCAAGAGTACGTTGCTCCGTGCCATCGAGTCGGGCGTCTATAACCACCGGCCCGGGGACGGGAGGGAACGGGTGGCCACCCGATTCGACGCGGTGAAGGTGCGCGCGGAAGACCGACGTTCGGTCTCGGGCGTCGACATATCGAGCTTCATCGATGGACTCCCGTTCGGACAGGACACGAAGCGATTCTCCACGGAGAACGCCTCGGGATCGACGAGTCAGGCCGCGGCGATCGTCGAAGCGCTCGAGGCCGGTGCGCGACTGCTGCTCGTCGACGAAGACACCTCGGCGACGAATTTCATGATCCGTGATCGCCGGATGCAGCAGCTCGTTCCGAAGGAAGGCGAGCCGATCACGCCCTTCGTCGATCGCGTACGCGAGTTGTACGAGAGTCGGGGCGTGAATTGCGTGCTCGTGCTCGGAGGGAGTGGGGACTATCTGGACGTGGCCGACACCGTGATCCGTATGACCGATTACGCACCGTGGGACGTCACCGCGGAGGCGAGGACCGTGGCGGCGGAGATCCCGACCGGACGAGCGACGGAACGGAAACGACCGCTTACTACGTTCTCCCTCCGTCGCGTTCAGCCGCGTTCCGTCGACCCGAGCAAGGGCCGTCGTGCGTCGTACGTGCGCGTGCCAGACGACCGAACTCTCATCTTCGGCAGTGAGACCATCGACCTCGCCGGCGTCGAGCAGATCGCGAGTCGCGCGCAGATGCGGGCGATCGGACAGGGTCTCGTCCTGTTGGCCGAGCGAGTCCTGGGGGAAGACTCCGCTGAAGCAAGCAGGCCCCTCAGCAGCGCAGTCGACGTTGCCGGCGCGCTGGACGCCGTCGAGAGCCTCCTCGAGGAGGGAGACTTGGACGTCCTCGACCCCCGCCGCGTCGGCGACCTCGCGGAGTTCCGGCGCTTTGAGCTGGCCGCCGCGTTGAACAGGTTGCGCACATTGCGGGTAGATTAG